The region TTGACCATGTCGACTTGCAAGGCAGTGAGATCGTCTGCCTTCGACGCCAGCATAGCAACTTCCAACTCCAGCTGCTCCCTCGTATTCTCGGCCTCCTGCTTCCTTCTTTcgctttcttctttcttctcttccaGGGTTCTTTTCTCGATCTCCAGCTCTCTTACTATCTCTTCTAGATTTGCATTCTTTTCTTCTTCATGTTTATTCTTCTCCTCCATTTGCTTCCTCTGCTCCTCAAGTTGAATCTTCCTTTGTTCAAGGTCAGTCTTCTCTTCTTCAACCTCTAACTTTCTCTGTTCTATTTGGTCAGTTTCCTCCTTTAGGTACCTGCCACTTACTTCCAACTGTTTATTTTCATTATCTATCTCTCTGTTTCTTTCTTCTATCGATGTCTTTTCATATTCCAGATGCCGGTTTTTGTCCTTCAAGAGGTTCGTGTCTTCCTTCAGTCTCAAGATCTGCTCTCTAGCCTGCTGGTTATTGCTCTCTATCTCCTGGAtcttcaccttcacctgttgtgtCTCTCTTTCCACCTGACTGACCTCCTCCATCATATCTCTGACATGCTGATCAGCCTCGTTGACCTTGTTCTTAATTTCATGCATCTCTGCTTGAATCTGAGCAATTTCCTCCTCCAATAACAGAGTCTCTGCCCTGGAGAGATTAGTCGCTGCTTCAAGCTGGGAGATCTGGTCTTCCCGAAGAGTGACCTTCTGCAAGAGGGTTTCCATGTCGGTGTTTACGGTCAGTGCGCCTGCAGAAAGAATCACAACGGTATTTGTTACCTCTATATAAGTAAGATCGGATGTTTCAAATTGACAGACACTTTTTTTCAGATTCATAATCGTGACtggaataaaaataaaattaaaatacaGCCTCTGGCACAGCAATACCTGCCGAAGACATAAGATTGATGAAATGTAAATACATTttgaataataagaataagattAAATGTCATTAGAAGctttaattgttaaaaaaaagacGCAGCAGAATCTGTAGCACCTACCTGAAGGACAAGGATACATTGATGGAATCTATTCCCTTTTAAATTTTCTAAACACATTTTCAACTCCAAGAATATAGTTTCAAATTTCACAGGAGAGACAACGACTTCCTTTACTTCTATTCGACAGATAGCTGACACTGGACTAGCGGAACGTGCCACAAAAACTATTAAAAAAATCACCAGAACTCATCCCGCTGAGTATACAGTCACAACAGGGATACACAGTATCTCAGGTGGTGGATGCTATAGCAAGATGGACTACACACATAATGGAtttgtagtacacacacacacacacacacacacacacacacacacacacacacacacacacacacacacacacacacacatagtgcaaaagctagaggggaaggcaggaatgacaggaaaggcactgcagtgcatcagaaaatacctgaccgGAAGGAACAACGAGTAATGGTATgtgcggggttccacaagggtcagtcctagggccagtgctgtttctggtatatgtgaatgacatgacggaaggaacagatgaagaggtgtccctgtttgcagacactgcgaagctaatgcggagaattcaagtggatgagaatcaggtagaactacaaatggatctggacaagctgcaaacttggtccaacaaatggctcctggagttgaaccaaaccaagtgcaaagtcatgaagattggggaaggtcaaaaaagaccgcagacaaagtacagggtagggggccaaagactacaaaccactcaaggaaaagggtcaTGGAGTGAGtacaataccgagcacatctcctgaggcgcacatgaaccaaataactgctgaagcatatgacgactggcaaatctaagaacagtatttcgacacctgagtaaagactcattcaagactctgtacatcgtgtacgtcaggcccatattggagtatgcagcaccagtatggcacccacacctggtcaaccacgtcaagaatttagagaaagtgcacaggtttgcaacaagattagttctggacctaaggggtatgtcctacgaaaagaggttaagggaaatcaactcgatgacactggaggacagaagggatgagggaacatgataaagacatataaaatactgagaggaattggtaaggtagatagggacaggatgtttcagagatgagacacagcaacgagggatcacagctggaagttgaaaactcagaagagtcacagggattttcggaagtatttcctcagtcactgagttgtcaggaagtgaaacaatctagagtgatgtagtggaggcaggatccatatataggtttaggagatacgataaagctcatagaacagggagagagtgaacctagtagcgaccagcgaagaggcggggccaggagctatgaatcgacccctgcaaccacaaataagtgagtacacacacacacacacacacacacacacacaaatttcaaaTAAGCTCATCTCTTGTACCAGGAGAGCAACAGAGGATGAAAAAGTTATGTCCCGAATCAAAGGTTATATTTGCCTCTAACACCATTACATAGACAATGTCTGACATATCGCTTCACCTACACTGGATGGGACATCTCAACTTCAATCTGGTCCAATACCTGACTCCATCACTTCTCAGTACTATATGTATGTCGCTAGTCTTGATATTTTATGTACCTGATAAAGCCTCGTGTAAGCAAAGGGTCTTTTTTGTTACGTGTTTCTTTTTGATTACTCGTCAACTATGCCTTACTTTAAGCCGAAGTTTTATTGCTGAGATGTTTGAAAACCTTTCACTGAATATTTGTACAAGACTTTCATTAATGAGGTATGAAAAAACTAGATATTTCGCCACCTCTGTGGGCGCAAATATTTAGGCTCTACGCGGATTAAGGATGCATGTGAGTCACTGAGGTTTCACGTGGGTCATGAAGGCTTCACGTGGATCATTAAGAGTGCACGTATGTGGTGAGAATATTATGCTGAGAATGATGATAAAATTATGCAGAAATTAGAACATGGTGTGGAATCACCAGAAATATATATTTCAGAGGGCTTAGCAAGGGATGCTGAGGTGGTTTGGCATACAGAGAGGGTGGACCAGTATAAGATGACCAGAAGTGCGTATAAATCTGAGgctgaagggaaggaaggaaggaagggtagaggtCGTTCAAAGAAAAGTTGAAGTAAATGAGATTTTGAATGCTAAGgactaaaaaaaaaagacttcAGCATCCAAGATGGGAGTGAGCGGAGACAAGAGTTATTTATGAATTCAAGTGTTGTTAgagtgtgagtaaggtaacattcatgaagggatttaggAAAAATGGATAGCCGGATTTGAGTTCTGGCGGCGAGAATTACAGTGCTTGTGCTCTGAagtggtggggatgttacagttcaaaGGGGCATTTGAACTGtggtgtcagcacacttctggcaagactgcAAGTGAAGAAATAATGCTATTGAAAGATTCTTGaggaatgtgtttcctcttttgggtcaccctactatGGTAGAAGACGGCCAATAATGACgatgacgataataataataataataataataataataataataataataataataataataataataataataataataataataataataatctaggagTCAGATGTGACAGGTGTGGTGTGTAGACTCacctggttgttgttgctgctgctgctgttgcaggtgTGTCGTCAGCTGCTGGGTCAAGGTCTCTACACCCGCTGACACCTTTCCCACTTCTGCAAGAATACGTTCGTTTTTAAAACTCTCTTTTCTTAATGAAAAACGACAAGAACAGTGACCAGGGAACATCTAAATTCAGAACAGCAGGTAAAGAAGGAATACTGAATTTCGAGACTGAAAAGAGTAGTCAGTGATCACAGAAGTTATCACCAGCAGTGTGCTCACTCCTGCACGTTAACTAATGCTTTTTCAGACGCACAAACACTATAGTTCGTGTGTAAAATTGCATTGTAATATGGAAAGCGAACAACCACCTGAGTAGATAAATGAAACACAGTTAAACATAAAGCTGAATATTTTGACCTCAGTCGGAGACCCTTTTCAGCTGATCTGACGAGGGAAGAGACTTACAGGTCACTTTTTCGCCCGTGTTTCACCTTTCTGTCCGAGTGGTTACTCATAATTATTCTTTTAACATTGTTTTTGACACTATAATCCAAGCACAGCATGGTTATCGTAAATTGGTCTCGTTTGGGGTTTAAGCATCTACATCAGTTCTAACCTAAGCCCAGGGCTTTGCTGTAGCATAAAACGCTTTATCTTAGTCATTTCGTAACTTTAAGTGGCTTTAtgtgggtgtggcatgcaaaagagtatgttacatttattcggcgtatgtacacactcTCATATAAGCTGCCTcacaaccagcaaaccaggtactaagggtttaaTGATTTAGGGaaccccatcgttaaatcagtaccttggttgaCCCAATCATATTGTGGGT is a window of Cherax quadricarinatus isolate ZL_2023a chromosome 17, ASM3850222v1, whole genome shotgun sequence DNA encoding:
- the LOC128686461 gene encoding golgin subfamily A member 6-like protein 22 isoform X1, with translation MVMWSVLVVLVWVVPWQEVFPTAQSQQEPLTTPSQQIFSTSPPQQELPITLPQQQEQDASLQGNFNYNQTILLQMLDDFKNLTQGAAETRSYINEVTSCCSGHLQYRQHILQEVGKVSAGVETLTQQLTTHLQQQQQQQQPGALTVNTDMETLLQKVTLREDQISQLEAATNLSRAETLLLEEEIAQIQAEMHEIKNKVNEADQHVRDMMEEVSQVERETQQVKVKIQEIESNNQQAREQILRLKEDTNLLKDKNRHLEYEKTSIEERNREIDNENKQLEVSGRYLKEETDQIEQRKLEVEEEKTDLEQRKIQLEEQRKQMEEKNKHEEEKNANLEEIVRELEIEKRTLEEKKEESERRKQEAENTREQLELEVAMLASKADDLTALQVDMVNDLC